Proteins from a single region of Microbacterium sp. zg-Y818:
- a CDS encoding alpha-N-arabinofuranosidase has translation MPRARIVMDRDFTVGDVPRRLFGSFVEHMGRCVYTGIFEPGHPQADERGFRRDVLALVKEMGPTVVRYPGGNFVSGYLWEDGVGPVADRPRRLDGAWHTVETNAFGLHEFVDWAREADVEVMQAVNLGTRGVEEARALVEYSNHPGGTYWSDLRRRNGAEKPFDIRLWCLGNELDGPWQIGHKTAHEYGRLAQETAKAMRFVDPDLELVAVGSSNRQMPTFGSWEHTVLTHAYDEVDYISMHAYYQERNDDAASFLAEAVDMDAFIEGVVSTIDAVKAAGKHRKQVDISFDEWNVWYQEGLQTDDQPHLVARQWREHPRLIEDTYSVTDAVVVGTFLHSLLRHGDRVRIANQAQLVNVIAPIRSEENGPAWRQTIFWPFARIAHLARGRILRLAVDSAQIPTVKFGDVDAVDAAATWDEQTGEVALFLANRSLDEAAEVTLELRGLDVTEVKDAEVLTVPDDGDRHTANTQEAPDSVGLVPLRGVGIDDGVLRATLPPVSWAVVRLGVARS, from the coding sequence ATGCCCCGCGCCCGCATCGTCATGGACCGCGACTTCACGGTGGGAGACGTGCCCCGCCGGCTCTTCGGCTCGTTCGTCGAGCACATGGGACGCTGCGTCTACACCGGCATCTTCGAGCCCGGGCACCCGCAGGCCGACGAGCGGGGGTTCCGCCGGGACGTGCTGGCGCTGGTGAAGGAGATGGGGCCGACGGTCGTGCGCTACCCGGGCGGCAACTTCGTCTCCGGATACCTCTGGGAGGACGGCGTCGGGCCCGTCGCCGACCGGCCGCGGCGCCTCGACGGCGCCTGGCACACCGTGGAGACGAACGCCTTCGGGCTGCACGAATTCGTCGACTGGGCACGGGAGGCCGACGTCGAGGTGATGCAGGCGGTGAACCTCGGCACGCGCGGCGTCGAAGAGGCGCGGGCGCTCGTGGAGTACTCCAATCACCCCGGCGGCACCTACTGGTCGGACCTGCGGCGCCGCAACGGTGCCGAGAAGCCCTTCGACATCCGGTTGTGGTGCCTGGGCAACGAGCTCGACGGGCCCTGGCAGATCGGGCACAAGACCGCGCACGAGTACGGCCGTCTCGCGCAGGAGACCGCCAAGGCGATGCGGTTCGTCGACCCCGACCTGGAACTCGTCGCGGTGGGGTCGTCGAACCGCCAGATGCCCACCTTCGGGTCGTGGGAGCACACCGTGCTCACCCACGCCTACGACGAGGTCGACTACATCTCGATGCACGCCTACTACCAGGAACGCAACGACGATGCGGCGTCGTTCCTGGCCGAAGCGGTCGACATGGACGCCTTCATCGAGGGCGTGGTGTCGACCATCGACGCGGTCAAGGCCGCCGGCAAGCACCGCAAACAGGTCGACATCTCGTTCGACGAGTGGAACGTCTGGTACCAGGAGGGCCTGCAGACCGACGATCAGCCACACCTCGTGGCCCGGCAGTGGCGGGAGCACCCGCGCCTCATCGAAGACACCTACTCTGTCACCGACGCGGTCGTGGTGGGCACGTTCCTCCACAGCCTGCTGCGTCACGGCGACCGCGTGCGCATCGCCAACCAGGCGCAGCTGGTCAACGTCATCGCCCCCATCCGCTCCGAGGAGAACGGCCCCGCGTGGCGGCAGACGATCTTCTGGCCCTTCGCCCGCATCGCCCACCTCGCCCGCGGTCGCATCCTGCGGCTCGCGGTGGATTCGGCGCAGATCCCGACGGTGAAGTTCGGCGACGTCGACGCGGTCGACGCTGCCGCGACGTGGGACGAGCAGACGGGCGAGGTGGCGCTGTTCCTGGCGAACCGGTCGCTGGATGAGGCCGCCGAGGTGACGCTCGAGCTGCGGGGGCTCGACGTCACCGAGGTGAAGGATGCCGAGGTGCTGACCGTTCCCGACGACGGCGACCGCCACACCGCCAACACCCAGGAGGCACCCGACTCCGTCGGGCTGGTTCCCCTGCGCGGCGTGGGCATCGACGACGGCGTGCTGCGTGCGACGCTTCCGCCGGTGTCGTGGGCCGTCGTGCGATTGGGGGTCGCCCGGTCGTGA
- a CDS encoding carbohydrate ABC transporter permease — protein MTTTAQVRSPLATPDGAGTRPDRTTKPGARRLSPLNILAFLALALMAIGWLLPFLWAVATSFMTETDAASGGSWIGPSGPTTDAYAAILAQGNVYIWAFNSLWTSAAVTAITVAISAMAAYAFSRLEFPGRKFLFGAVIASIVVPPQVLIIPLFYEMLAFNLVDTPLGLILPQVVAPAMVFILKKFFDQVPIELEDAARVDGAGRVRVFWSIALPLSRGILAAVAIFVFISTWNNFLWPFLIINDTNLMTLPVGLQTVISAYGVQYAQVMAQAVLASLPLIVLFLIFQKQIVRGVATTGFGGT, from the coding sequence ATGACCACCACCGCTCAGGTCCGATCCCCGCTGGCGACGCCCGACGGCGCCGGCACCCGGCCCGACCGCACCACCAAGCCCGGCGCGCGCCGGCTGAGCCCGCTCAACATCCTCGCCTTCCTCGCGCTGGCGCTGATGGCGATCGGCTGGCTGCTTCCCTTTCTCTGGGCGGTGGCCACCTCGTTCATGACCGAGACCGATGCCGCCTCCGGTGGCAGCTGGATCGGTCCGTCGGGCCCCACCACCGACGCGTACGCGGCGATCCTCGCCCAGGGGAACGTCTACATCTGGGCGTTCAACAGCCTGTGGACCTCCGCTGCGGTGACCGCCATCACAGTGGCCATCTCGGCCATGGCCGCCTACGCGTTCTCGCGGCTGGAGTTTCCCGGCAGGAAGTTCCTCTTCGGCGCCGTGATCGCCTCGATCGTCGTGCCGCCGCAGGTGCTCATCATTCCGCTGTTCTACGAGATGCTCGCGTTCAACCTCGTCGACACCCCGCTGGGACTGATCCTGCCGCAGGTGGTCGCCCCGGCGATGGTGTTCATCCTGAAGAAGTTCTTCGACCAGGTGCCGATCGAACTCGAGGATGCCGCCCGGGTCGACGGCGCCGGGCGAGTGCGCGTGTTCTGGTCCATCGCGCTGCCGCTGTCGCGTGGCATCCTCGCCGCCGTCGCGATCTTCGTGTTCATCTCGACCTGGAACAACTTCCTCTGGCCGTTCCTCATCATCAACGACACGAACCTCATGACCCTGCCGGTGGGCCTGCAGACCGTGATCAGCGCCTACGGGGTGCAGTACGCCCAGGTCATGGCGCAGGCGGTGCTCGCTTCGCTGCCGCTGATCGTGCTGTTCCTGATCTTCCAGAAGCAGATCGTCCGCGGCGTCGCAACGACCGGTTTCGGCGGCACCTGA
- a CDS encoding sugar ABC transporter permease, whose protein sequence is MTTTAPAASTATVVTGRPGARVRHATGERRETAAAWGFLTPFMIAFVLFLVWPLLHGLYLSFTDQSLTGAGGGFVGFANYAEALGDPVMWRSLGNTVWFTILSTVPLVLLALVMALLVHRGLPAQWLWRLSFFMPYLLASTVISQIWVWIFNPQIGAANRVLAWFGLEPLAWLQSPDTNMYAIVIATVWWTVGFNFLLYLAALQNIPAQQYEAAAIDGAGPWRQLWSITLPQLGQVTVLIVILQMLASLKLFDQAYQMLGGVASDTTRSIVQYIYEAGFVGYRFGYSSAISYVFFAIIVIIGVVQAFAMRRRGEQS, encoded by the coding sequence ATGACCACCACGGCACCTGCCGCCTCCACAGCGACGGTCGTGACCGGCCGTCCGGGGGCCCGCGTCCGCCACGCCACCGGCGAGCGCCGCGAGACCGCCGCGGCGTGGGGGTTCCTCACCCCGTTCATGATCGCCTTCGTGCTGTTCCTGGTGTGGCCGCTGCTGCACGGGCTTTACCTGAGCTTCACCGACCAGTCCCTCACCGGCGCCGGAGGCGGTTTCGTCGGGTTCGCCAACTACGCCGAAGCGCTCGGCGACCCGGTGATGTGGCGGTCACTCGGGAACACGGTGTGGTTCACCATCCTCTCGACGGTGCCGCTGGTGCTCCTCGCGCTCGTGATGGCCCTTCTGGTGCACCGGGGGCTCCCCGCCCAGTGGCTGTGGCGGCTGTCGTTCTTCATGCCCTACCTGCTGGCATCCACCGTCATCTCGCAGATCTGGGTGTGGATCTTCAACCCCCAGATCGGCGCCGCCAACCGGGTGCTCGCCTGGTTCGGACTGGAGCCCCTCGCGTGGCTGCAGAGCCCGGACACCAACATGTACGCCATCGTCATCGCCACGGTGTGGTGGACGGTGGGCTTCAACTTCCTGCTATACCTCGCGGCACTGCAGAACATCCCCGCGCAGCAGTACGAGGCGGCCGCCATCGACGGTGCGGGACCCTGGCGGCAGCTGTGGTCGATCACCCTGCCGCAGCTGGGCCAGGTGACGGTGCTCATCGTCATCCTGCAGATGCTCGCGTCGCTGAAGCTCTTCGACCAGGCGTACCAGATGCTCGGCGGCGTCGCGAGTGACACCACCCGCTCGATCGTGCAGTACATCTACGAGGCCGGATTCGTCGGTTACCGGTTCGGATACTCCTCGGCCATCTCCTACGTGTTCTTCGCCATCATCGTCATCATCGGGGTGGTGCAGGCGTTCGCCATGCGCCGCCGGGGGGAGCAGTCATGA
- a CDS encoding extracellular solute-binding protein has protein sequence MTPTAPVSRRQFLSLAGMLAGTAALAACSGSPIAGQTARPLQFWHLLSGADGVTMSGLIDTANAAQTAYGVHPTVLSWGEPYYTKLAMAAAGGRAPDLSVMHASRVVGYAPGGLLDPWDVQRLADLGVDEASFPAAVWEKGFVGDDLYSVALDAHPFILMFNTEICERAGVLDSDGRLRAVSSPEDFLELARAVAGESEGHGLSYGYLGDGAQMWRLFYTLYTQHGSEIELPEGGTAEMDDDVALTALTFMQQLLDGEIAARENDYQSAIAEFATGRSGLFLTGVWELRSMQQADLPLDATLIPTLFGTPSVYADSHAFTLPHQSSPNPETRDLVYRFVADILKGSFDWAGAGHIPAYLPVTEAPAYADLLPQAHYAEAAEYVRYDPPAWFTGSGSRFQAEFGSAVQNVLLGGDDPVAAITRFRSRLDTQLRTPNPANPQGGAS, from the coding sequence ATGACACCTACGGCCCCGGTATCACGACGACAGTTCCTGAGTCTGGCGGGCATGCTCGCCGGGACGGCTGCGCTCGCCGCCTGCAGCGGATCGCCCATCGCGGGCCAGACCGCTCGGCCGCTGCAGTTCTGGCACCTGCTCAGCGGCGCCGACGGCGTGACGATGTCGGGACTCATCGACACCGCCAACGCCGCACAGACGGCGTATGGCGTGCACCCGACGGTGCTGTCGTGGGGCGAGCCGTACTACACCAAGCTCGCCATGGCGGCCGCCGGCGGACGGGCGCCCGACCTGTCGGTGATGCACGCGTCGCGTGTCGTCGGATACGCCCCCGGCGGGCTGCTCGACCCGTGGGACGTGCAGCGCCTGGCCGACCTCGGCGTCGACGAAGCCTCGTTCCCTGCGGCCGTCTGGGAGAAGGGTTTCGTCGGCGACGACCTCTACAGCGTCGCGCTGGACGCTCACCCGTTCATCCTCATGTTCAACACCGAGATCTGCGAGCGCGCAGGGGTACTGGACAGCGACGGACGCCTGCGTGCCGTCTCCTCCCCGGAGGACTTCCTGGAGCTCGCCCGGGCCGTTGCCGGCGAGTCCGAGGGCCACGGCCTGTCCTACGGTTACCTCGGCGACGGGGCGCAGATGTGGCGCCTGTTCTACACGCTCTACACCCAGCACGGCTCCGAGATCGAGCTGCCCGAAGGCGGCACCGCCGAGATGGACGACGACGTGGCGCTGACCGCCCTGACGTTCATGCAGCAGCTGCTCGACGGCGAGATCGCGGCGCGAGAGAACGATTACCAGTCGGCGATCGCCGAGTTCGCCACCGGCCGCAGCGGCCTCTTCCTCACCGGCGTGTGGGAGCTGCGGTCGATGCAGCAAGCGGACCTGCCACTGGATGCCACGCTCATCCCGACCCTCTTCGGTACGCCGAGCGTCTACGCCGACTCCCACGCGTTCACGCTGCCGCACCAGAGCTCACCGAACCCCGAGACGCGGGACCTCGTCTACCGGTTCGTCGCCGACATCCTCAAGGGTTCGTTCGACTGGGCCGGCGCCGGGCACATCCCGGCGTACCTGCCCGTCACCGAGGCTCCGGCTTATGCCGACCTGCTGCCGCAGGCCCACTACGCCGAGGCCGCGGAGTACGTGCGCTACGACCCGCCCGCGTGGTTCACCGGGTCGGGCTCCCGATTCCAAGCCGAGTTCGGCTCCGCGGTGCAGAACGTGCTGCTGGGCGGCGATGACCCGGTTGCCGCGATCACCCGCTTCCGCTCGCGCCTGGACACCCAGCTGCGAACACCCAATCCGGCCAACCCGCAGGGAGGCGCGTCATGA